In Propionispora vibrioides, the following proteins share a genomic window:
- a CDS encoding histidinol-phosphatase HisJ family protein, with the protein MLADYHIHTRYSNDSFYPMQDMIEQAIRLGLNEICITEHADYLRNDLTYIVNYDEYLAEYRCLKVKYQDKIRIRFGVEFGVQVHTIKDFERDFAAYPFDFVILSNHQIDDQEFWTGEYQQGKTQREYNRGYYQAILDVISNFKSYSVLGHLDMIKRYDRAGILEDKMNEELIKDILRLAIADGKGLEVNTSCFRYGLPDLTPSRTILTWYYELGGTILTIGSDCHEESHLGKQLLYAREELRKIGFRQFCTFDRMNPIFHDL; encoded by the coding sequence GTGTTAGCTGATTACCATATTCATACACGATACTCCAATGATTCATTCTACCCCATGCAAGATATGATTGAACAGGCTATTCGTTTGGGCCTGAACGAGATTTGTATTACCGAGCATGCCGACTATCTTAGAAATGATCTTACCTACATAGTCAATTATGATGAATATCTGGCAGAATACCGTTGCCTTAAGGTAAAATATCAAGATAAAATCCGTATCCGGTTTGGCGTGGAATTCGGTGTGCAAGTGCATACGATCAAAGATTTTGAACGTGATTTTGCCGCTTATCCGTTCGACTTTGTTATTCTATCGAATCATCAGATTGATGATCAGGAATTTTGGACAGGTGAGTATCAACAGGGAAAAACACAGCGGGAATACAACCGGGGATACTATCAGGCCATATTAGACGTAATTTCCAATTTTAAAAGTTATAGTGTCTTAGGACACTTAGATATGATAAAACGTTATGACCGGGCAGGCATACTCGAGGACAAGATGAATGAAGAACTGATAAAAGACATTTTAAGATTGGCCATTGCCGACGGCAAGGGACTGGAGGTCAATACTTCCTGTTTTCGTTACGGACTGCCGGACCTTACCCCGTCGCGTACTATTTTAACCTGGTATTATGAACTGGGCGGTACCATCCTTACGATTGGCTCCGACTGTCATGAGGAAAGCCATTTGGGCAAGCAGCTTTTATATGCGAGAGAAGAATTGAGGAAAATAGGATTTAGGCAGTTTTGCACCTTCGATAGAATGAATCCTATATTCCATGATCTATAG
- a CDS encoding flavin reductase, whose translation MNFEEVTFKQFDFNPFTKVEEWALLTAGTKERFNMMTITGVMCGKFFLKPMMQVYVHPDRYSYQFLANNDYFTVSFFDVPQHPALQICGKMHGNECDKVAESGLHPIPFENTVLFEEAKTVFVCKKVYHTDVEKDHFDSQQLFKEYYRDSTTFHRIYLGQIEKVLRHK comes from the coding sequence ATGAATTTCGAGGAAGTAACGTTTAAACAGTTTGATTTTAACCCTTTCACGAAAGTAGAGGAATGGGCGCTTTTAACCGCCGGAACAAAAGAACGGTTTAACATGATGACAATCACCGGAGTTATGTGCGGGAAATTTTTTCTCAAGCCCATGATGCAGGTATATGTTCATCCCGACAGGTATTCCTATCAATTTTTAGCGAACAATGACTACTTTACGGTATCTTTCTTCGATGTTCCACAGCATCCAGCCCTACAGATTTGCGGTAAAATGCATGGCAATGAATGTGATAAAGTGGCTGAATCGGGGCTGCATCCCATTCCATTCGAGAACACGGTTCTTTTTGAAGAGGCAAAAACAGTTTTTGTCTGCAAAAAAGTGTATCATACTGATGTAGAAAAGGATCATTTTGATTCACAGCAGCTATTTAAAGAATACTATAGAGATTCTACAACCTTTCACAGGATTTATCTCGGACAGATCGAAAAAGTACTCCGCCACAAATAG
- a CDS encoding dihydroxyacetone kinase subunit DhaK, translating into MRRLVNDPYNVVEEMLEGFVLAHSKYVTLLDHDGRVVVSKTAPVKDKVGVIIGGGSGHEPLFLGYVGPGFADAAVIGNINTSPSPEPCYNSIKAVDTGKGCLFLYGNYAGDVMNFDMAVEMAAADGIRVETVLVTDDVFSSKTFSNRRGVAGDFFVFKAAAAKADTGASLDEVKAAAIHANNHTRSMGVALSSATLPAIGGPNFKMEDGDMEIGMGIHGEPGVERGKLEVADKVVEKIMPYIVNDLPFLKGDEVNVLVNGLGGLPLMDLHIVYRRVAQILAQHEITVHASFVGNYATSMDMVGMSITLIKLDEELKTLLDAPCATPYCIIK; encoded by the coding sequence ATGAGAAGATTGGTAAATGATCCTTACAACGTGGTGGAAGAAATGTTAGAAGGTTTTGTTTTAGCCCATAGCAAATACGTTACACTGCTGGATCACGACGGGCGGGTTGTGGTCAGTAAAACGGCACCCGTAAAAGATAAAGTCGGCGTTATTATCGGCGGCGGTTCCGGTCATGAGCCCCTATTTTTAGGCTATGTAGGCCCCGGCTTCGCTGATGCGGCAGTCATTGGCAACATCAATACATCTCCCTCACCGGAACCTTGCTATAATTCTATTAAGGCTGTTGATACCGGAAAAGGCTGCCTGTTCTTGTACGGAAACTATGCCGGTGATGTTATGAATTTTGATATGGCCGTGGAAATGGCAGCAGCCGATGGTATCCGGGTAGAAACCGTATTAGTAACAGACGATGTATTCTCATCCAAAACATTTTCCAACCGGCGGGGCGTTGCCGGTGACTTTTTCGTATTCAAGGCGGCTGCCGCAAAAGCTGATACAGGGGCCAGCTTGGATGAAGTAAAAGCTGCCGCAATCCATGCAAATAATCATACCCGTTCGATGGGGGTAGCGCTTTCATCGGCCACCTTGCCCGCAATCGGCGGCCCGAATTTCAAAATGGAAGATGGCGATATGGAGATCGGTATGGGTATCCATGGCGAACCGGGTGTCGAGCGTGGTAAATTAGAAGTGGCCGATAAGGTCGTTGAAAAAATTATGCCCTATATAGTAAATGACCTTCCCTTCCTGAAAGGGGATGAAGTCAATGTCCTGGTAAATGGCTTGGGCGGGCTCCCTCTGATGGATCTACATATTGTCTATCGACGGGTTGCGCAAATTTTAGCCCAGCATGAAATAACGGTACATGCATCCTTTGTCGGTAACTATGCAACTTCCATGGACATGGTGGGCATGTCCATTACATTGATAAAATTGGATGAAGAGTTAAAAACATTGTTGGATGCGCCTTGCGCTACACCCTATTGTATAATTAAGTAA
- a CDS encoding VOC family protein: protein MKIEHIALYTSHLEELKEFYITYFNGKANNKYVNSLKGFESYFITFESGARLELMRQQGMAERSVNTAIGLVHLAFSVGSKEKVDELTQRLEQDGFKRISGPRLTGDGYYESCILDPDSNLVEITI, encoded by the coding sequence ATGAAGATTGAACATATTGCTTTATATACCAGTCATTTGGAAGAACTGAAAGAGTTTTATATTACATATTTTAATGGCAAAGCAAACAATAAGTATGTAAATTCGCTAAAGGGCTTCGAGTCGTATTTTATTACCTTTGAATCAGGCGCCAGGCTGGAGCTTATGCGCCAACAGGGCATGGCGGAGCGCAGCGTCAATACGGCGATAGGATTGGTCCATCTTGCCTTTTCAGTGGGCAGCAAAGAGAAAGTCGATGAATTAACCCAAAGATTGGAACAAGACGGGTTCAAAAGAATCAGCGGTCCCCGTTTAACGGGAGATGGTTATTACGAAAGCTGTATTTTAGACCCTGATAGCAATCTGGTGGAAATAACAATATAG
- a CDS encoding PLP-dependent aminotransferase family protein has protein sequence MYLLAANSKKPLYHQLYQQMRAKILNGELDAQAKLPSSRRLAAELHISRNTVDTAYQQLLSEGYIVGKSRSGYYVETLRNTKLSAFAEVAPDMLSGQSQPDGILYDFRYGNLSPQVFPFAQWQRLTNLCLRQDKDQFLNYSDVRGEPGLRQELVKYLHEYRDVRCTADQIWITSGTIPCLMLIGQLLRTEASAIAMEDPGFAAAHSAFTNYGFQVPLIPVNSHGLNVKALRTVTAQAVYVTPSHQFPTGRIMSITRRLQLIDWAFDQDALIIEDDYNCHLRYDVKPAPALQGLAPDKVIYIGSFSKILSPSLRVAFMVLPEKLSLHLQQKTENYACSVPLLIQKPLERFLQENLFEGHLRKLLRQFKKQRDSLLRALQEHFGDTVTVSGVNAGLHILLQLNQPVSSQELVARAAKAGVAVNGDNLWVESSPGQAGRILLGFGAMANEDIDPAVRLLRQAWLN, from the coding sequence ATGTACCTACTGGCTGCAAACAGTAAAAAACCGCTCTATCATCAGCTTTACCAGCAAATGCGCGCCAAAATTTTAAACGGTGAACTCGACGCACAGGCCAAATTGCCCTCCAGCCGCCGCCTTGCGGCAGAGCTCCATATCAGCCGGAATACGGTGGATACTGCTTATCAGCAGCTCTTATCCGAAGGCTATATTGTGGGAAAAAGCCGTAGCGGCTATTATGTGGAAACACTTCGCAACACTAAATTGTCCGCCTTTGCGGAGGTGGCTCCGGACATGCTTTCCGGTCAGTCGCAGCCCGATGGAATCTTATACGATTTCCGGTATGGCAATTTAAGCCCGCAAGTCTTTCCTTTTGCCCAATGGCAGCGATTAACCAACCTCTGTCTGCGACAGGATAAAGATCAGTTTTTGAACTACAGTGACGTTAGGGGTGAACCCGGACTACGCCAGGAACTGGTAAAATATTTGCATGAATACCGGGATGTCCGTTGTACAGCCGATCAAATATGGATTACTTCCGGAACGATTCCCTGCCTGATGCTTATCGGTCAGCTCCTTCGAACGGAGGCAAGTGCCATTGCCATGGAAGATCCGGGCTTCGCCGCCGCCCATTCGGCCTTTACCAATTACGGCTTTCAGGTGCCGCTTATTCCGGTTAACAGCCACGGCCTCAATGTTAAAGCCCTGCGGACTGTAACCGCTCAGGCTGTGTATGTGACTCCTTCGCATCAATTTCCTACCGGCCGCATTATGTCCATCACCAGGCGGTTGCAGCTTATTGACTGGGCCTTTGACCAGGATGCGCTGATTATTGAAGATGACTATAACTGTCATTTGCGCTATGACGTAAAACCCGCCCCGGCGTTGCAGGGCTTAGCACCGGATAAGGTAATCTACATCGGCAGCTTTTCTAAAATCCTTTCGCCGTCCCTGCGGGTTGCATTTATGGTATTGCCGGAAAAGCTGTCGCTGCATCTACAGCAGAAAACCGAAAATTACGCCTGTTCAGTGCCATTGCTCATCCAAAAACCTTTGGAACGGTTCTTACAGGAAAATCTTTTTGAAGGTCATTTGCGGAAACTACTCCGTCAGTTTAAGAAACAGAGAGATAGTCTACTGCGGGCGCTGCAGGAGCATTTCGGGGACACCGTCACAGTATCCGGAGTAAATGCCGGCCTTCATATCCTGCTGCAGCTCAATCAGCCGGTGTCCTCACAGGAGCTGGTAGCCAGAGCGGCTAAGGCCGGTGTAGCTGTTAACGGCGATAATCTCTGGGTGGAATCCTCCCCGGGGCAAGCGGGCCGTATTCTTTTGGGTTTCGGTGCCATGGCAAACGAGGATATTGATCCGGCAGTCCGCTTGTTGCGTCAGGCCTGGCTTAACTGA
- a CDS encoding mechanosensitive ion channel family protein, which translates to MMPTELPIPEHLYRLLLYIASHISLYNLAIALVIFLVFWGFKNLFANYIFHFFLNLFCREGAKQDSFLLVLRNPVKNAIVLTGGYLALQNCVPGTLDFWLNNLFRTGNIILFSNAVYALIGYYAANHEEIQKIFNREVDKILIPFLSKVLKFIVLALAFVAMASTWGYDVNGFIAGLGLGGLAFALAAKDLLANIFSGIVIIIDKPFSIGDWIKTSEMEGTIEDINFRSTKIRAFDQALVTVPNANLVNAPIVNYTNRSMRRITFQMRVRYDTPGYKLKVCIDTIEKFLRSHPYVDQDTIFVKFDSFGDSGLELFLYFFTTTTVWGEYLAIKQDINFKIMEILEKEGVRFAFPSTSVYVENPG; encoded by the coding sequence ATGATGCCGACGGAGCTACCAATTCCTGAGCATTTGTACCGGTTATTGCTGTACATTGCAAGCCATATATCTTTGTACAATCTGGCTATTGCCCTTGTTATATTTCTTGTTTTTTGGGGTTTTAAAAACTTATTTGCTAATTATATTTTTCATTTTTTCCTTAATCTTTTTTGCCGGGAGGGGGCCAAGCAGGATTCTTTTCTGCTTGTTTTACGAAATCCCGTTAAGAACGCCATTGTCCTTACCGGTGGATACTTGGCTTTGCAAAATTGTGTGCCGGGTACACTTGATTTTTGGTTGAATAATCTATTCAGGACAGGGAATATTATTTTGTTTTCTAATGCGGTATATGCCTTGATTGGTTATTATGCGGCAAATCATGAGGAAATTCAGAAGATTTTTAACCGGGAAGTGGATAAAATTTTAATACCTTTTCTGTCCAAGGTATTAAAATTCATTGTCTTGGCATTAGCTTTTGTTGCTATGGCCAGTACATGGGGATACGATGTAAATGGATTTATTGCAGGACTGGGACTGGGCGGATTGGCTTTTGCTTTGGCGGCAAAAGATCTTTTGGCTAATATTTTTTCCGGAATTGTTATTATAATAGATAAGCCGTTTAGTATTGGTGACTGGATAAAAACGAGCGAAATGGAAGGAACCATTGAAGATATAAATTTTAGGAGCACCAAAATACGGGCGTTTGATCAAGCTCTGGTTACAGTACCCAATGCTAATTTGGTAAATGCTCCTATTGTCAATTATACGAATCGGTCTATGCGCCGAATTACGTTTCAGATGAGAGTACGTTATGATACCCCCGGATACAAATTGAAAGTGTGTATTGATACAATTGAAAAATTTCTCCGGTCGCATCCGTATGTTGATCAGGATACAATATTTGTGAAGTTTGACTCCTTTGGAGATAGTGGTTTGGAGTTATTTCTATACTTTTTTACCACAACCACCGTGTGGGGGGAGTATCTTGCGATTAAGCAGGATATTAATTTTAAAATCATGGAAATTCTGGAGAAAGAGGGAGTTAGATTTGCCTTTCCCAGTACTAGTGTTTATGTCGAGAACCCTGGGTAA